One window of Fusobacterium polymorphum genomic DNA carries:
- the rpmB gene encoding 50S ribosomal protein L28, with the protein MQRCEITGTGLISGNQISHSHRLTRRVWKPNLQVTTLVVNGSPIKVKVCARTLKTLKGASEVEVMRILKANIATLSERLLKHLNK; encoded by the coding sequence ATGCAAAGATGTGAAATTACAGGAACTGGTTTAATTAGTGGAAACCAAATATCTCACTCTCATAGACTAACTAGAAGAGTATGGAAACCAAACCTACAAGTTACAACTTTAGTTGTTAATGGTAGCCCAATAAAAGTAAAAGTTTGTGCTAGAACTTTAAAAACTTTAAAAGGAGCTTCTGAAGTAGAAGTAATGAGAATCTTAAAAGCAAATATTGCTACTTTAAGTGAAAGATTATTAAAACACTTAAACAAATAA